The following are from one region of the Anguilla rostrata isolate EN2019 chromosome 7, ASM1855537v3, whole genome shotgun sequence genome:
- the prpf18 gene encoding pre-mRNA-splicing factor 18 isoform X1: MDILKAEIMRKRKLLEDKELIGESKKFFKRSELARKEEEEYYKKCGYKVDNVKPTGQMEKPEEAAPSTSSNPVLELELTEEKLPMSLSRQEVIRRMRERGEPIRLFGESDYEAFQRLRKIEILAPEVNKGLRNDLKAAMDKIDQQYLNEIVGGQEAGEVDTQHDLKVHEENTTIEELEALGKSLGTGDDDGDMDVINKVLKFLLGVWAKDLNSREDHVKRSVQGKLASATQKQTESYLKPLFRKLRKKILPADIKESITDIIKFMLEREYVKANDAYLQMAIGNAPWPIGVTMVGIHARTGREKIFSKHVAHVLNDETQRKYIQGLKRLMTICQKHFTTDPSKCVEYKAL, translated from the exons atgGATATTCTCAAAGCAGAGATTATGAGGAAAAGGAAGCTCCTCGAAGACAAAGAGCTTATTGGT GAGTCAAAGAAATTTTTCAAACGATCTGAACTTGCCcggaaagaggaagaagaatattataaaaaatgtggATACAAG GTTGATAATGTGAAGCCAACAGGACAG ATGGAGAAGCCAGAGGAGGCGGCGCCCTCCACCTCCTCAAATCCcgtgctggagctggagctgaccGAGGAGAAGCTGCCCATGTCACTCTCCCGACAAGAG GTGATCAGGCGGATGCGGGAACGAGGCGAGCCCATCCGGCTCTTCGGGGAGTCCGACTACGAGGCCTTTCAACGCCTGAGGAAAATCGAGATTCTGGCGCCTGAAGTGAACAAG GGCTTAAGGAATGACCTGAAAGCCGCCATGGATAAGATTGACCAGCAGTACCTGAATGAAATCGTGGGCGGTCAGGAGGCAGGGGAGGTGGACACACAGCACGACCTGAAGGTCCATGAGGAGAACACCACCATCGAGGAGCTGGAG GCGCTTGGAAAGTCTTTGGGAACTGGAGATGATGATGGAGACATGGATGTCATTAACAAAGTGTTAAAG TTCCTCCTGGGAGTGTGGGCCAAGGACCTGAACAGTCGGGAGGACCACGTGAAGCGGAGCGTGCAGGGCAAGCTGGCCAGCGCCACGCAGAAGCAGACCGAGTCCTACCTCAAACCGCTCTTCAGGAAGCTGCGTAAGAAG ATTCTTCCTGCCGACATCAAAGAATCGATCACAGACATCATCAAATTCATGCTGGAGAGAGAGTATGTCAAG GCCAACGACGCGTACCTGCAGATGGCCATAGGGAACGCCCCCTGGCCCATCGGGGTGACCATGGTGGGCATCCATGCCCGTACCGGGCGAGAGAAGATCTTCTCCAAACACGTCGCACACGTCCTCAACGACGAGACTCAGAGGAAGTACATCCAG GGACTGAAGAGGCTGATGACCATATGTCAGAAGCACTTCACCACCGACCCCTCCAAGTGTGTGGAGTACAAAGCCCTCTGA
- the prpf18 gene encoding pre-mRNA-splicing factor 18 isoform X2, with translation MDILKAEIMRKRKLLEDKELIGESKKFFKRSELARKEEEEYYKKCGYKMEKPEEAAPSTSSNPVLELELTEEKLPMSLSRQEVIRRMRERGEPIRLFGESDYEAFQRLRKIEILAPEVNKGLRNDLKAAMDKIDQQYLNEIVGGQEAGEVDTQHDLKVHEENTTIEELEALGKSLGTGDDDGDMDVINKVLKFLLGVWAKDLNSREDHVKRSVQGKLASATQKQTESYLKPLFRKLRKKILPADIKESITDIIKFMLEREYVKANDAYLQMAIGNAPWPIGVTMVGIHARTGREKIFSKHVAHVLNDETQRKYIQGLKRLMTICQKHFTTDPSKCVEYKAL, from the exons atgGATATTCTCAAAGCAGAGATTATGAGGAAAAGGAAGCTCCTCGAAGACAAAGAGCTTATTGGT GAGTCAAAGAAATTTTTCAAACGATCTGAACTTGCCcggaaagaggaagaagaatattataaaaaatgtggATACAAG ATGGAGAAGCCAGAGGAGGCGGCGCCCTCCACCTCCTCAAATCCcgtgctggagctggagctgaccGAGGAGAAGCTGCCCATGTCACTCTCCCGACAAGAG GTGATCAGGCGGATGCGGGAACGAGGCGAGCCCATCCGGCTCTTCGGGGAGTCCGACTACGAGGCCTTTCAACGCCTGAGGAAAATCGAGATTCTGGCGCCTGAAGTGAACAAG GGCTTAAGGAATGACCTGAAAGCCGCCATGGATAAGATTGACCAGCAGTACCTGAATGAAATCGTGGGCGGTCAGGAGGCAGGGGAGGTGGACACACAGCACGACCTGAAGGTCCATGAGGAGAACACCACCATCGAGGAGCTGGAG GCGCTTGGAAAGTCTTTGGGAACTGGAGATGATGATGGAGACATGGATGTCATTAACAAAGTGTTAAAG TTCCTCCTGGGAGTGTGGGCCAAGGACCTGAACAGTCGGGAGGACCACGTGAAGCGGAGCGTGCAGGGCAAGCTGGCCAGCGCCACGCAGAAGCAGACCGAGTCCTACCTCAAACCGCTCTTCAGGAAGCTGCGTAAGAAG ATTCTTCCTGCCGACATCAAAGAATCGATCACAGACATCATCAAATTCATGCTGGAGAGAGAGTATGTCAAG GCCAACGACGCGTACCTGCAGATGGCCATAGGGAACGCCCCCTGGCCCATCGGGGTGACCATGGTGGGCATCCATGCCCGTACCGGGCGAGAGAAGATCTTCTCCAAACACGTCGCACACGTCCTCAACGACGAGACTCAGAGGAAGTACATCCAG GGACTGAAGAGGCTGATGACCATATGTCAGAAGCACTTCACCACCGACCCCTCCAAGTGTGTGGAGTACAAAGCCCTCTGA
- the meig1 gene encoding meiosis expressed gene 1 protein homolog — protein sequence MSCATYLRAARPKSMSHAQHWTDEVENLYRFQQAGYRDETEYKQIKQVDMIDRWPETGFVKKLQRRDNTFYYYNRKRECDDREVHKVKVYAY from the exons ATGTCCTGTGCCACATACCTGCGTGCCGCCCGACCAAAATCGATGAGCCATGCTCAGCACTGGACGGATGAAGTGGAAAATCTGTACAGATTTCAGCAAGCCGGTTATAGGGACGAAACTGAGTACAAGCAAATCAAACAAGTTGACATG ATTGATCGGTGGCCTGAAACTGGCTTTGTGAAAAAGCTACAGCGACGAGATAACACATTCTATTACTACAACAGAAAAAGGGAATGTGATGACAGGGAGGTCCATAAAGTGAAAGTGTATGCATACTAA
- the tmem243b gene encoding transmembrane protein 243b, with amino-acid sequence MDDFPTRTYGTAGLDNRPLFGETSARDRIVNLVVGGLTSLLVLVTIISSFVFPSLPPRPLNIFFTFCILMICGAVLVLIFWYRQGDLEPKFRNLIYYILGSVVLLCICANLYFHDVGK; translated from the exons ATGGACGATTTCCCAACTCGGACTTATGGGACAGCCGGACTGGATAACAGGCCCTTGTTTGGGGAGACATCCGCCAGG gATCGAATTGTCAATTTAGTAGTGGGCGGACTCACATCTTTACTAGTTCTA gtaACCATTATTAGTTCTTTTGTCTTTCCCTCATTACCTCCAAGAccattgaatattttttttaccttctgcATCCTAATGATATGTGGTGCAGTTCTGGTTCTa ATATTCTGGTATCGTCAAGGAGATCTGGAGCCCAAATTCCGGAACCTGATCTATTATATCCTGGGTTCAGTAGTTTTGTTGTGTATATGTGCCAACTTGTATTTTCATGATGTTGggaaatga
- the dmtf1 gene encoding cyclin-D-binding Myb-like transcription factor 1 isoform X2, protein MNTIEDDSDTVTLETVNSVTLTQDTDGTIILHCPHNDAEELGSDDTLEPAHKRLHLCSEDEPHVSGSAPRISVVTLPISEKEESFEVTMTATTEMTESDISEGAVAQIQTEEVSPVSQAWFTTKEDKDTLVNKGHKWKQGMWSKEEIDILMSNIDRYLKSRGIQDPTEIIFEMSKDERKDFYRSIAWGLNRPLFAVYRRVLRMYDNRNHVGKYTPEEIDKLKELRVKHGNDWATIGAALGRSASSVKDRCRLMKDTCNTGKWTEDEERRLAEVVHELTGTEPGHTVTQGVSWASVADLVGTRSEKQCRSKWLNYLNWKQSGGTEWTKEDDMNLIKRIAELEVEDENEINWDILSGGWSSVRSPQWLRSKWWTIKRQVANHKDLPFSVLLKGLQELAENQLPFGKVVMAAPRPPGSGSPSSLQQVQIRVARLDESSSASHSPVAALQIPVQIPVQITHVAPSDTSSTANDAETITLNAGTLQTFEILPSFHLQPTGTPGTYYIQTGSNQGLPLTLAASPTVTLTAATSPSSPEQIIVHALSPDNLLSSNENVTVQMSHPGVIIQTVSSDDLASAESLSQSALTVEQSVLASAEDASDVNLEKVGAEAGSPQREGAEQEVISGSEGAKFLQNPQVEAPGHLTETGDGQEHLTDTFSAETLGSPTMEEHVVERTVGEGAVMIVPSPNSFIQTADDIDSDSVLPLTTLTDPILENQGESSD, encoded by the exons ATGAACACAATTGAGGATGACTCAGACACAGTGACTTTGGAAACAGTGAACTCTGTTACACTAACCCAGGATACAGACGGGACCATAATTCTGCACTGCCCTCACAATG ATGCTGAAGAGTTGGGCTCTGATGACACGTTGGAGCCTGCGCACAAGCGACTCCATCTGTGCAGCGAGGACGAGCCACATGTGTCTGGATCTGCCCCCAGAATCTCTGTCGTCACTCTCCCCA tttcagagaaagaggagagttTTGAGGTGACCATGACAGCCACCACAGAGATGACAGAGAGTGATATAAGTGAGGGAGCTGTGGCTCAGATTCAG ACCGAGGAGGTATCTCCTGTCAGTCAAGCATGGTTTACAACAAAAGAGGACAAGGACACCCTTGTTAATAAGG GTCACAAGTGGAAACAGGGTATGTGGTCAAAAGAAGAAATAGATATTCTTATGAGCAATATTGATCGGTATCTGAAG AGTCGAGGGATTCAAGATCCTACCGAGATCATCTTTGAAATGTCCAAAGATGAGAGGAAAGACTTCTACAGAAGCATTGCATGGGGCCTCAACCGCCCTCTCTTCGCGGTGTATAGACGAGTCCTTCGCATGTATGACAACAGAAACCATGTTGGAAA GTACACCCCTGAAGAAATAGATAAGCTAAAGGA ACTGAGAGTGAAGCATGGTAATGACTGGGCTACCATTGGAGCTGCGCTGGGGAGAAGTGCTTCCTCTGTAAAAGACCGGTGTAGGCTGATGAAGGACACCTGTAACACAG GGAAGTGGACAGAGGATGAAGAGCGGCGGCTAGCGGAGGTTGTCCACGAACTGACGGGCACGGAGCCGGGCCACACCGTCACCCAGGGCGTGTCCTGGGCCTCCGTGGCCGACCTGGTGGGCACTCGCTCGGAGAAGCAGTGCCGCTCCAAGTGGCTGAACTACCTCAACTGGAAACAGAGCGGAGGGACTGAGTGGACCAAGGAGGACGACATGAACCTGATCAAACG GATTGCGGAGCTGGAGGTTGAGGATGAAAATGAGATCAACTGGGACATCCTGTCGGGGGGCTGGAGCAGCGTCCGCTCCCCTCAGTGGCTGCGCAGTAAATGGTGGACGATCAAGAGGCAGGTCGCCAACCACAAGGACCTCCCCTTTTCAG TGCTACTCAAAGGTCTCCAGGAGCTGGCGGAGAACCAGCTGCCTTTCGGTAAGGTGGTGATGGCGGCACCTCGGCCCCCGGGCAGCGGCTCGCCCTCGTCCCTCCAGCAGGTCCAGATCCGGGTGGCCCGCCTGGACGAGAGCAGCAGCGCCTCCCACAGCCCTGTGGCGGCACTGCAGATACCCGTACAGATCCCTGTGCAGATCACGCATGTCG CACCCTCAGATACCTCATCGACTGCTAATGATGCAGAGACTATAACGCTAAACGCCGGAACCCTTCAGACATTTGAAATCTTACCT TCTTTCCACCTGCAGCCTACGGGCACTCCTGGGACGTACTACATCCAGACGGGCTCCAACCAGGGCCTCCCGCTGACGCTGGCGGCCAGCCCCACCGTCACCCTCACAGCGGCCACGTCGCCCTCGTCCCCGGAGCAGATTATCGTACACGCCCTGTCC CCGGATAACTTGCTCAGCTCCAATGAGAACGTCACTGTGCAGATGTCCCACCCTGGCGTCATCATCCAGACAGTGTCCTCAGACGACCTTGCCTCCGCGGAGTCCCTCAGCCAATCGGCGCTAACCGTGGAGCAGTCCGTATTGGCCAGCGCAGAGGATGCTTCGGACGTGAACCTGGAAAAGGTGGGCGCAGAGGCAGGGAGCCCCCAAAGAGAAGGGGCGGAGCAGGAGGTGATCAGTGGCTCAGAGGGCGCAAAATTCCTCCAGAACCCTCAGGTGGAAGCTCCAGGTCACCTGACTGAGACGGGGGATGGGCAGGAGCACCTGACTGACACCTTCTCAGCAGAG ACTTTGGGTTCTCCAACCATGGAAGAACATGTGGTGGAACGAACTGTAGGAGAGGGTGCGGTGATGATCGTCCCCTCCCCCAACAGCTTCATCCAGACCGCCGATGATATCGACAGCGACAGTGTCCTGCCCTTAACCACACTGACGG ATCCTATACTTGAAAatcagggagagagctctgactGA
- the dmtf1 gene encoding cyclin-D-binding Myb-like transcription factor 1 isoform X1 — protein MNTIEDDSDTVTLETVNSVTLTQDTDGTIILHCPHNDAEELGSDDTLEPAHKRLHLCSEDEPHVSGSAPRISVVTLPISEKEESFEVTMTATTEMTESDISEGAVAQIQKTEEVSPVSQAWFTTKEDKDTLVNKGHKWKQGMWSKEEIDILMSNIDRYLKSRGIQDPTEIIFEMSKDERKDFYRSIAWGLNRPLFAVYRRVLRMYDNRNHVGKYTPEEIDKLKELRVKHGNDWATIGAALGRSASSVKDRCRLMKDTCNTGKWTEDEERRLAEVVHELTGTEPGHTVTQGVSWASVADLVGTRSEKQCRSKWLNYLNWKQSGGTEWTKEDDMNLIKRIAELEVEDENEINWDILSGGWSSVRSPQWLRSKWWTIKRQVANHKDLPFSVLLKGLQELAENQLPFGKVVMAAPRPPGSGSPSSLQQVQIRVARLDESSSASHSPVAALQIPVQIPVQITHVAPSDTSSTANDAETITLNAGTLQTFEILPSFHLQPTGTPGTYYIQTGSNQGLPLTLAASPTVTLTAATSPSSPEQIIVHALSPDNLLSSNENVTVQMSHPGVIIQTVSSDDLASAESLSQSALTVEQSVLASAEDASDVNLEKVGAEAGSPQREGAEQEVISGSEGAKFLQNPQVEAPGHLTETGDGQEHLTDTFSAETLGSPTMEEHVVERTVGEGAVMIVPSPNSFIQTADDIDSDSVLPLTTLTDPILENQGESSD, from the exons ATGAACACAATTGAGGATGACTCAGACACAGTGACTTTGGAAACAGTGAACTCTGTTACACTAACCCAGGATACAGACGGGACCATAATTCTGCACTGCCCTCACAATG ATGCTGAAGAGTTGGGCTCTGATGACACGTTGGAGCCTGCGCACAAGCGACTCCATCTGTGCAGCGAGGACGAGCCACATGTGTCTGGATCTGCCCCCAGAATCTCTGTCGTCACTCTCCCCA tttcagagaaagaggagagttTTGAGGTGACCATGACAGCCACCACAGAGATGACAGAGAGTGATATAAGTGAGGGAGCTGTGGCTCAGATTCAG AAGACCGAGGAGGTATCTCCTGTCAGTCAAGCATGGTTTACAACAAAAGAGGACAAGGACACCCTTGTTAATAAGG GTCACAAGTGGAAACAGGGTATGTGGTCAAAAGAAGAAATAGATATTCTTATGAGCAATATTGATCGGTATCTGAAG AGTCGAGGGATTCAAGATCCTACCGAGATCATCTTTGAAATGTCCAAAGATGAGAGGAAAGACTTCTACAGAAGCATTGCATGGGGCCTCAACCGCCCTCTCTTCGCGGTGTATAGACGAGTCCTTCGCATGTATGACAACAGAAACCATGTTGGAAA GTACACCCCTGAAGAAATAGATAAGCTAAAGGA ACTGAGAGTGAAGCATGGTAATGACTGGGCTACCATTGGAGCTGCGCTGGGGAGAAGTGCTTCCTCTGTAAAAGACCGGTGTAGGCTGATGAAGGACACCTGTAACACAG GGAAGTGGACAGAGGATGAAGAGCGGCGGCTAGCGGAGGTTGTCCACGAACTGACGGGCACGGAGCCGGGCCACACCGTCACCCAGGGCGTGTCCTGGGCCTCCGTGGCCGACCTGGTGGGCACTCGCTCGGAGAAGCAGTGCCGCTCCAAGTGGCTGAACTACCTCAACTGGAAACAGAGCGGAGGGACTGAGTGGACCAAGGAGGACGACATGAACCTGATCAAACG GATTGCGGAGCTGGAGGTTGAGGATGAAAATGAGATCAACTGGGACATCCTGTCGGGGGGCTGGAGCAGCGTCCGCTCCCCTCAGTGGCTGCGCAGTAAATGGTGGACGATCAAGAGGCAGGTCGCCAACCACAAGGACCTCCCCTTTTCAG TGCTACTCAAAGGTCTCCAGGAGCTGGCGGAGAACCAGCTGCCTTTCGGTAAGGTGGTGATGGCGGCACCTCGGCCCCCGGGCAGCGGCTCGCCCTCGTCCCTCCAGCAGGTCCAGATCCGGGTGGCCCGCCTGGACGAGAGCAGCAGCGCCTCCCACAGCCCTGTGGCGGCACTGCAGATACCCGTACAGATCCCTGTGCAGATCACGCATGTCG CACCCTCAGATACCTCATCGACTGCTAATGATGCAGAGACTATAACGCTAAACGCCGGAACCCTTCAGACATTTGAAATCTTACCT TCTTTCCACCTGCAGCCTACGGGCACTCCTGGGACGTACTACATCCAGACGGGCTCCAACCAGGGCCTCCCGCTGACGCTGGCGGCCAGCCCCACCGTCACCCTCACAGCGGCCACGTCGCCCTCGTCCCCGGAGCAGATTATCGTACACGCCCTGTCC CCGGATAACTTGCTCAGCTCCAATGAGAACGTCACTGTGCAGATGTCCCACCCTGGCGTCATCATCCAGACAGTGTCCTCAGACGACCTTGCCTCCGCGGAGTCCCTCAGCCAATCGGCGCTAACCGTGGAGCAGTCCGTATTGGCCAGCGCAGAGGATGCTTCGGACGTGAACCTGGAAAAGGTGGGCGCAGAGGCAGGGAGCCCCCAAAGAGAAGGGGCGGAGCAGGAGGTGATCAGTGGCTCAGAGGGCGCAAAATTCCTCCAGAACCCTCAGGTGGAAGCTCCAGGTCACCTGACTGAGACGGGGGATGGGCAGGAGCACCTGACTGACACCTTCTCAGCAGAG ACTTTGGGTTCTCCAACCATGGAAGAACATGTGGTGGAACGAACTGTAGGAGAGGGTGCGGTGATGATCGTCCCCTCCCCCAACAGCTTCATCCAGACCGCCGATGATATCGACAGCGACAGTGTCCTGCCCTTAACCACACTGACGG ATCCTATACTTGAAAatcagggagagagctctgactGA